Proteins encoded by one window of Dietzia sp. B32:
- a CDS encoding YajQ family cyclic di-GMP-binding protein gives MASESSFDIVSEFDRQEVDNALNQAAKELGTRYDFRGTDASIEWKGEDAVEIVANSEDRVLAAKDVFVEKLVRRGLSMKALEVGEPMPSGKSFRLVGSLKQGIDKENAKKITKLLRDEGPKGVKAQIQGEEIRVSSKKRDDLQECISLLKGADFEVALQFTNYR, from the coding sequence ATGGCCTCGGAGTCCTCGTTCGACATCGTCTCGGAGTTCGACCGCCAGGAGGTGGACAACGCCCTGAACCAGGCCGCCAAGGAGCTGGGCACCCGCTACGACTTCCGCGGGACCGACGCGAGCATCGAGTGGAAGGGCGAGGACGCGGTGGAGATCGTCGCCAACTCCGAGGACCGCGTGCTGGCCGCCAAGGACGTCTTCGTGGAGAAGCTGGTGCGCCGGGGCCTGAGCATGAAGGCGCTCGAGGTGGGCGAGCCGATGCCGTCGGGCAAGTCCTTCCGCCTGGTCGGGTCGCTCAAGCAGGGCATCGACAAGGAGAACGCCAAGAAGATCACCAAGCTGCTGCGCGACGAGGGCCCCAAGGGCGTGAAGGCGCAGATCCAGGGCGAGGAGATCCGCGTGTCCTCCAAGAAGCGCGACGATCTGCAGGAGTGCATCTCGTTGCTCAAGGGCGCCGACTTCGAGGTCGCGCTGCAGTTCACCAACTACCGCTAG
- a CDS encoding prenyltransferase: MSIYSTINFTMAIPVVAAALIALWRLRGPERRRWLTGVGGSLVVLLVLTAIFDNIMISAGLVAYDDALTSGIRLGVAPIEDFAYAVAVAVFMPSVWFVLTARPRAGAVAGSPTVSGRGDAALAGTPEPGEDDDDKVRTPERPATPGLLTTLFWSSRPVSWVNTAAPFALAYFLATGGFDLLGVIGTIFFLVPYNLAMYGINDVFDYESDLRNPRKGGVEGSVLERSRHTATLVASAVTTVPFLVYLVVVGTLESSLWLAASAFAVIAYSAKGLRFKEIPFLDSVTSAFHFVSPAIVGWTIAGADLGGGVWACLIAFMLWGAASQAFGAVQDVRFDREAGLKSVATVLGARAAVWFALACYAAAVLVLLIAAPWPASGAAFAILPYLATVAAYTRVTDTTAEATNEGWKRFLVLNMLAGFCVTQLILWSVLVWA, encoded by the coding sequence GTGAGCATCTACTCGACCATCAACTTCACGATGGCCATCCCCGTGGTGGCCGCCGCGCTCATCGCGCTGTGGCGCCTGCGGGGGCCCGAGCGTCGACGCTGGCTGACCGGGGTCGGCGGCTCGCTCGTGGTGCTGCTCGTCCTCACGGCGATCTTCGACAACATCATGATCTCCGCCGGGCTCGTGGCCTACGACGACGCGCTGACCAGCGGCATCCGCCTGGGCGTGGCCCCCATCGAGGACTTCGCCTACGCCGTGGCCGTGGCCGTGTTCATGCCCTCGGTCTGGTTCGTGCTCACCGCCCGGCCGCGGGCCGGTGCCGTGGCGGGCAGCCCGACGGTGTCGGGCCGCGGGGACGCGGCGCTGGCGGGCACCCCGGAGCCGGGGGAGGACGACGACGACAAGGTCCGCACCCCCGAGCGGCCGGCGACACCGGGTCTGCTCACCACCCTCTTCTGGTCGTCCCGCCCGGTCTCGTGGGTGAACACCGCCGCCCCGTTCGCGCTGGCGTACTTCCTGGCCACGGGCGGCTTCGACCTGCTGGGCGTGATCGGCACGATCTTCTTCCTGGTGCCGTACAACCTCGCGATGTACGGCATCAACGACGTCTTCGACTACGAGTCGGACCTGCGCAACCCCCGCAAGGGCGGCGTGGAGGGCTCGGTGCTGGAACGATCGCGGCACACGGCGACGCTCGTGGCCTCGGCCGTGACGACCGTGCCGTTCCTGGTCTACCTCGTGGTGGTCGGGACGCTCGAGTCGTCGCTGTGGCTGGCGGCGAGCGCGTTCGCGGTGATCGCCTACAGCGCCAAGGGTCTGCGGTTCAAGGAGATCCCGTTCCTGGACTCGGTGACCTCGGCGTTCCACTTCGTCTCCCCGGCGATCGTCGGCTGGACCATCGCCGGCGCGGACCTCGGGGGCGGGGTGTGGGCGTGCCTGATCGCGTTCATGCTCTGGGGCGCGGCGTCCCAGGCGTTCGGCGCCGTGCAGGACGTGCGCTTCGACCGCGAAGCCGGCCTGAAATCGGTCGCCACCGTCCTCGGCGCACGGGCAGCCGTGTGGTTCGCGCTGGCCTGCTACGCCGCCGCGGTACTGGTGCTGCTGATCGCCGCGCCGTGGCCCGCGTCGGGGGCGGCGTTCGCCATCCTGCCGTACCTCGCCACCGTGGCCGCCTACACGCGGGTCACCGACACCACCGCCGAGGCGACCAACGAGGGCTGGAAGCGCTTCCTGGTGCTCAACATGCTGGCCGGGTTCTGCGTCACCCAGCTCATCCTCTGGTCGGTGCTCGTCTGGGCGTGA
- the crtI gene encoding phytoene desaturase family protein, with protein sequence MSRRQAPDGPVVVVGGGIAGLATAALLAHEGRDVTLVEATDSVGGRAGSWSSGGFRFDTGPSWYLMPEVFDHFFRLCGTSADEQLDLVRLDPGYRVYFENRPESLDVRSDRAASTALFESLEPGAGRVLGTYLDSAQTTYDLALKRFLYTNFTSYPALVRPDVLARAGSLVARLVQPLHSFVARRFSDRRIQQILGYPAVFLGSSPYLAPSIYHLMSHLDLTDGVLYPRGGFTEVIAAVRRVAEQQGVAIHTGTEAIELVTTSEGARGRGSRRSGARVRGVRVRDRAGEERTLPADLVVGAADLHHLETRWLPDHLRTYPQSYWDSKTPGPGALLMLLGVRGELPQLAHHTLLFTDRWEEGFDAIFGEKPHIPDPASLYVCRPSATDTDPDAGIAPEGHENLFVLVPIPADPSLGHGGVDGAGDAAIEAAADQAIAQIADWTGIDDLAERIVVRRTIAPADLEDDLGAWRGTALGPAHTLAQSAFFRTRNVSKHVDGLYYAGASTIPGIGLPMCLISAELILKHVRGDTSTAPVAEPGGGTVFDRGSVFDR encoded by the coding sequence ATGAGCCGCCGGCAGGCCCCGGACGGGCCGGTCGTGGTGGTGGGCGGCGGTATCGCCGGCCTGGCAACCGCCGCGCTGCTGGCCCACGAGGGCCGCGATGTCACCCTGGTCGAGGCCACCGACTCGGTCGGCGGGCGCGCCGGGAGCTGGTCGTCCGGCGGATTCCGCTTCGACACCGGGCCGTCCTGGTACCTCATGCCGGAGGTGTTCGACCACTTCTTCCGCCTCTGTGGCACCTCCGCCGACGAGCAGCTGGACCTGGTGCGCCTGGACCCCGGGTACCGCGTGTACTTCGAGAACCGGCCCGAGTCGCTCGACGTCCGCTCGGACCGCGCCGCCTCGACCGCGCTGTTCGAGTCGCTCGAGCCGGGCGCCGGCCGCGTTCTCGGCACCTACCTCGACTCGGCGCAGACCACCTACGACCTCGCGCTCAAGCGGTTCCTCTACACCAACTTCACCTCGTACCCGGCCCTGGTGCGTCCCGATGTGCTGGCCCGCGCCGGGTCGCTGGTCGCGCGCCTCGTCCAGCCGCTGCACTCGTTCGTGGCCCGTCGGTTCAGCGACCGCCGCATCCAGCAGATCCTCGGCTACCCCGCGGTGTTCCTGGGGTCCTCGCCGTACCTGGCGCCGTCGATCTACCACCTCATGAGCCACCTCGACCTCACCGACGGTGTCCTTTACCCGCGTGGAGGGTTCACCGAGGTGATCGCCGCGGTCCGCCGGGTCGCCGAGCAGCAGGGGGTGGCCATCCACACGGGCACCGAGGCGATCGAACTGGTCACCACATCCGAGGGCGCCCGCGGTCGCGGGTCCCGCCGCTCGGGGGCCCGGGTGAGGGGCGTCCGGGTGCGCGACCGGGCAGGGGAGGAGCGGACGCTTCCGGCCGACCTCGTCGTCGGGGCCGCGGACCTCCACCACCTCGAGACCCGGTGGCTGCCCGACCACCTCCGCACGTACCCACAGTCCTACTGGGATTCGAAGACCCCCGGGCCCGGCGCGCTGCTCATGCTGCTCGGTGTGCGCGGTGAGCTGCCGCAACTGGCCCATCACACGCTGCTGTTCACCGACCGGTGGGAGGAGGGGTTCGACGCCATTTTCGGCGAGAAGCCCCACATCCCCGACCCGGCGTCGCTCTACGTGTGCCGCCCCAGCGCCACCGACACCGACCCGGACGCGGGCATCGCCCCGGAGGGGCACGAGAACCTCTTCGTCCTGGTCCCCATCCCCGCCGACCCCTCCCTCGGTCACGGCGGCGTGGACGGCGCGGGGGACGCGGCGATCGAGGCGGCCGCCGACCAGGCCATCGCCCAGATCGCCGACTGGACCGGCATCGACGACCTGGCCGAGCGGATCGTCGTGCGCCGCACCATCGCGCCCGCCGACCTCGAGGACGACCTCGGCGCGTGGCGCGGCACCGCCCTCGGTCCCGCGCACACGCTGGCGCAGAGCGCGTTCTTCCGCACCCGCAACGTCAGCAAGCACGTCGACGGGCTGTACTACGCCGGCGCCTCGACCATCCCCGGGATCGGGCTGCCGATGTGCCTCATCAGCGCCGAGTTGATCCTCAAGCACGTGCGCGGGGACACGAGCACCGCGCCCGTGGCCGAGCCCGGCGGGGGCACGGTGTTCGATCGGGGCTCGGTGTTCGACCGGTGA
- a CDS encoding glycosyltransferase family 2 protein — MRISVVIPVLDDARELEGCLAALATQTRLPDEVVVVDNGCTDDSVAVALGADPRVAARVVAEPVRGIPAAAATGYDSATGDIIARLDADSRPGPEWVSRIEAAFVADAELAALSGPGEFIGLTGWRARAATLLYMDAFFVSVGAAMAHPVLFGSNLAMRREAWEQVRDGVNRTDPELHDDIDLSFQFGADDRLLVDRSLTVGISARPFDDPAAMRRRFSRAFRTIFRNWRTSPPSQRWIERVRR, encoded by the coding sequence ATGCGCATCTCCGTGGTGATCCCCGTCCTCGACGACGCCCGCGAACTCGAGGGATGCCTGGCCGCGCTCGCCACTCAGACGCGCCTGCCCGACGAGGTCGTGGTGGTGGACAACGGGTGCACGGACGACAGCGTGGCCGTCGCACTCGGCGCGGACCCCCGGGTGGCCGCCCGGGTGGTCGCAGAACCGGTCCGTGGCATCCCCGCGGCGGCCGCGACCGGTTACGACTCCGCGACGGGCGACATCATTGCCCGACTGGACGCCGACTCCCGGCCCGGCCCGGAGTGGGTCTCCCGGATCGAGGCCGCGTTCGTCGCCGACGCCGAGCTCGCCGCCCTCTCCGGCCCGGGCGAGTTCATCGGGTTGACGGGGTGGCGGGCCCGCGCCGCGACGCTGCTGTACATGGACGCGTTCTTCGTCTCCGTCGGCGCCGCGATGGCACACCCGGTCCTGTTCGGTTCGAACCTGGCGATGCGTCGCGAGGCGTGGGAGCAGGTCCGCGACGGGGTCAACCGAACCGACCCGGAACTGCACGACGACATCGACCTGTCGTTCCAGTTCGGGGCCGACGATCGCCTGCTGGTCGACCGCTCGCTGACCGTGGGGATCTCCGCCCGGCCCTTCGACGACCCCGCGGCCATGCGGCGGCGCTTCTCGCGGGCGTTCCGGACGATCTTCCGCAACTGGCGCACGAGCCCGCCGTCGCAGCGCTGGATAGAGCGCGTCCGACGCTGA
- a CDS encoding lycopene cyclase domain-containing protein — MIGLAYLAVQVISFAGILVIDHRWKLAAFRAPAATALTVTAAVALLLTWDVLGVRSGVFFRGQTDFMTGLLVAPEIPLEEVVFLAFLSHLALVCATGVVTAVEHVSARRGARSGGAQNDGAGARS, encoded by the coding sequence GTGATCGGACTGGCCTACCTGGCGGTCCAGGTCATCTCGTTCGCCGGCATCCTCGTCATCGACCACCGGTGGAAGCTCGCGGCGTTCCGCGCGCCGGCCGCGACCGCCCTCACCGTGACCGCGGCGGTGGCCCTGCTGCTCACCTGGGATGTGCTCGGGGTGCGCAGCGGGGTGTTCTTCCGCGGGCAGACCGACTTCATGACCGGCCTCCTGGTCGCGCCGGAGATCCCGCTCGAGGAGGTCGTCTTCCTCGCGTTCCTGTCGCACCTCGCACTGGTGTGTGCGACGGGCGTGGTCACGGCCGTCGAGCACGTCTCGGCGCGGCGGGGCGCGCGGTCCGGCGGCGCACAGAACGACGGGGCGGGGGCGCGCTCGTGA
- the modA gene encoding molybdate ABC transporter substrate-binding protein — MPGRGPRRAAALVTAVGLCALAGCARGGDDDEGAQQLTVVAAASLSEAFTEIADDFEAAHPGVTIRLGFDGSSGLVDQLSGGAPADVFASADTRTMDRAVAEGLVAGEPARLATNVLTLITPPGNPAGVTGLDDSLDGARLVVCASVVPCGAAARTLADAAGIRLAPVSEESTVTNVRGKVTSGEADAGIVYVTDARAVADRVEQVPIAGADAAPNVYPLAVLDRATDPALARRFVDAVTGPEGRAVLAEHGFGPP, encoded by the coding sequence GTGCCCGGTCGAGGTCCGCGCCGCGCCGCCGCGCTGGTCACCGCCGTGGGACTGTGCGCGCTCGCGGGGTGCGCGCGCGGGGGCGACGACGACGAGGGCGCGCAGCAGCTGACCGTCGTCGCCGCCGCGTCGCTCAGCGAAGCCTTCACCGAGATCGCCGACGACTTCGAGGCGGCTCACCCCGGCGTGACGATCCGGCTGGGTTTCGACGGCTCCTCCGGCCTGGTGGACCAGCTGTCCGGTGGCGCCCCGGCGGACGTGTTCGCCTCCGCCGACACCCGGACGATGGACCGCGCCGTCGCCGAGGGGCTGGTCGCCGGTGAGCCGGCGAGGCTGGCCACCAACGTGCTCACGCTCATCACCCCGCCCGGCAATCCCGCTGGGGTCACCGGGCTCGACGACTCGTTGGACGGTGCACGACTCGTGGTGTGCGCGTCCGTCGTGCCGTGTGGTGCCGCTGCACGCACGCTGGCCGACGCCGCCGGGATCCGGCTGGCCCCGGTGAGCGAGGAGTCCACGGTCACCAACGTGCGCGGGAAGGTCACCTCCGGTGAGGCCGACGCGGGGATCGTCTACGTCACCGACGCCCGCGCCGTCGCCGACCGTGTCGAGCAGGTCCCGATCGCCGGCGCCGACGCGGCGCCCAACGTCTACCCGCTGGCGGTCCTCGACCGGGCCACGGACCCCGCCCTGGCCCGCCGCTTCGTCGACGCCGTCACCGGCCCCGAGGGGCGTGCGGTCCTCGCCGAACACGGCTTCGGTCCGCCGTGA
- a CDS encoding polyprenyl synthetase family protein has protein sequence MTAAHRMTSHDLPAGLGSAVDEWVYDLGRTTRAGKGMRSALFDAVYSSAGGRDEAVRVATGQALELLHEAFLVHDDLADGDDQRRGQPNLQGRTTARAVESGLGTETARHVGQVGGLLGGDLLLVAAMAGFARLPVPAPVLHRVLDEVQSAVVASIAGEYADVHGAVERELADRERALAIGAAKTAAYSVCLPLVLGAVLAGASDEVIDPLHEVGRHLGTAYQVIDDVLGVFGDPAETGKSNEGDLIRRAPTVLLAFAATTEVWPEIDAALGRPAPDPDTARELLRGCGAREHAVGIAEDLITAARAALDSPAVPHDVRAALAPHLATALERTR, from the coding sequence ATGACCGCCGCACATCGGATGACCTCCCACGATCTGCCGGCGGGACTGGGTTCGGCGGTGGACGAGTGGGTCTATGACCTGGGGCGGACCACCCGTGCTGGCAAGGGGATGCGCTCGGCGCTCTTCGACGCCGTCTACTCCTCGGCCGGAGGGCGCGACGAGGCCGTGCGGGTGGCCACCGGGCAGGCGCTGGAGTTGCTGCACGAGGCGTTCCTCGTGCACGACGACCTGGCGGACGGGGACGACCAGCGCCGCGGCCAGCCCAACCTGCAGGGGCGGACCACCGCGCGGGCCGTCGAGTCCGGCCTCGGCACCGAGACCGCGCGTCACGTCGGACAGGTCGGCGGGCTGCTCGGCGGCGACCTGCTGCTCGTGGCCGCGATGGCCGGGTTCGCCCGACTGCCCGTCCCCGCGCCGGTCCTGCATCGTGTGCTCGACGAGGTGCAGAGCGCGGTCGTGGCCTCGATCGCCGGGGAGTACGCCGACGTCCACGGCGCCGTCGAGCGCGAGCTCGCCGACCGTGAGCGGGCGTTGGCGATCGGCGCGGCCAAGACCGCCGCCTACTCCGTGTGTCTGCCCCTGGTCCTGGGCGCGGTGCTCGCCGGCGCGTCCGACGAGGTCATCGACCCCCTGCACGAGGTGGGCCGCCACCTGGGGACCGCGTACCAGGTGATCGACGACGTGCTGGGCGTGTTCGGCGACCCGGCCGAGACGGGCAAGTCCAACGAGGGCGACCTGATCCGCCGCGCGCCGACCGTCCTGCTGGCCTTCGCCGCGACCACCGAGGTCTGGCCGGAGATCGACGCCGCGCTCGGCCGGCCCGCCCCCGACCCCGACACCGCACGCGAGCTGCTGCGCGGGTGCGGCGCCCGCGAGCACGCGGTGGGCATCGCCGAGGACCTCATCACCGCCGCCCGCGCCGCGCTGGACTCCCCGGCCGTGCCCCATGACGTCCGGGCCGCCCTCGCCCCCCACCTGGCCACCGCCCTGGAGAGGACCCGATGA
- a CDS encoding squalene/phytoene synthase family protein: MTQQSPHAEFTDAARRCSEVILRRYSTSFALACRLLAPATRPHVAAIYAWARVGDEVVDGAMDDPVAARELIAEARRRTHRAIERGLDPDPVTHAFADTARRFGIDARLVDPFYDSMEADIDVTEHTEESLRRYIHGSAEVIGEMCLRTFAGGGLGDDDEMAAGARALGAAFQKVNFLRDIREDFTDLGRNYLPGRDPRALTEEDVSELADDVDADLRIARAAIHRIPGRDRLAVAAAHDLFAELNDRLRAAGASGVSAGRVRVPDPVKLVVIGRAAAGRGRAVAR; the protein is encoded by the coding sequence ATGACCCAGCAGAGCCCCCACGCGGAGTTCACCGACGCCGCCCGCCGGTGCAGCGAGGTGATCCTGCGTCGGTACTCCACGTCGTTCGCACTGGCCTGCCGACTGCTCGCGCCCGCCACCCGCCCGCACGTCGCCGCGATCTACGCGTGGGCGCGGGTCGGGGACGAGGTCGTCGACGGGGCGATGGACGACCCGGTCGCCGCGCGCGAGCTCATCGCGGAGGCCCGCCGCCGGACGCACCGCGCGATCGAGCGTGGCCTGGACCCCGATCCGGTGACGCACGCCTTCGCCGACACCGCGCGGCGCTTCGGGATCGACGCGCGCCTGGTGGATCCGTTCTACGACTCGATGGAGGCCGACATCGACGTCACCGAGCACACCGAGGAATCCCTGCGCCGGTACATCCACGGGTCGGCGGAGGTCATCGGGGAGATGTGTCTGCGGACGTTCGCCGGTGGGGGACTGGGCGACGACGACGAGATGGCCGCCGGAGCGCGCGCACTCGGTGCGGCGTTCCAGAAGGTGAACTTCCTCCGGGACATCCGGGAAGACTTCACGGACCTCGGTCGCAACTACCTGCCGGGCCGTGACCCGCGGGCACTGACGGAGGAGGACGTGAGCGAGTTGGCCGACGACGTGGACGCGGACCTGCGCATCGCACGGGCGGCGATACACCGGATCCCGGGCCGTGACCGGCTGGCGGTGGCCGCCGCCCACGACCTGTTCGCCGAACTCAACGACCGCCTGCGGGCGGCCGGGGCGTCCGGGGTGAGCGCGGGCCGGGTGCGGGTGCCGGATCCGGTCAAGCTCGTGGTGATCGGCCGCGCCGCGGCCGGTCGTGGTCGGGCGGTGGCCCGATGA